The following proteins come from a genomic window of Novosphingobium aromaticivorans DSM 12444:
- a CDS encoding glycine zipper domain-containing protein: MRKFIIASLILGSAATLGGCARNYAAEGTAVGAAAGAGVAAATGGDIATGAAIGGAVGAVGGSQIKKDNDRCWRYDRNGDRYWAC; this comes from the coding sequence ATGCGCAAGTTCATCATTGCATCGCTCATCCTCGGCTCGGCGGCGACGCTGGGCGGCTGTGCGCGCAACTATGCGGCTGAAGGAACCGCGGTTGGCGCCGCAGCCGGCGCTGGCGTCGCGGCGGCGACGGGCGGCGACATCGCCACAGGTGCCGCGATCGGCGGGGCCGTCGGCGCGGTCGGCGGATCGCAGATCAAGAAGGATAACGACCGCTGCTGGCGCTACGACCGCAACGGCGACCGTTACTGGGCCTGCTGA
- a CDS encoding copper chaperone PCu(A)C: MRKLVIASLTSIALALSGCGQKTDGASPEASETADATPESAPGITLSDAFIRLPAVPGSPGAAYFTVSQGNGAPRRIAAVYVEGAERAEMHETVTTNGISSMKPVKDVAIEAGKSVSFKPGGLHVMLFDVSDTLKQGGTTELTITLDNGDKATVPARIETLGSASMEGMDHDMSGHDMSKM; this comes from the coding sequence ATGCGCAAGCTGGTCATCGCAAGTCTCACGAGCATCGCCCTCGCCCTGTCCGGATGCGGCCAGAAGACCGACGGCGCGAGCCCCGAGGCGAGTGAAACGGCCGATGCCACGCCCGAAAGCGCGCCGGGCATAACGCTCTCCGACGCATTCATCAGGCTTCCCGCCGTGCCCGGCAGTCCGGGTGCCGCATACTTCACCGTATCGCAGGGCAACGGCGCGCCCCGCCGCATCGCCGCAGTCTACGTCGAAGGCGCCGAACGGGCAGAGATGCACGAGACCGTCACGACCAACGGCATATCCTCGATGAAGCCGGTGAAGGACGTTGCGATCGAGGCCGGAAAGTCCGTCTCGTTCAAGCCCGGCGGGCTCCACGTCATGCTGTTTGACGTGTCCGACACCCTCAAGCAGGGTGGAACGACAGAACTGACCATCACGCTCGACAATGGCGACAAGGCCACGGTCCCGGCACGCATCGAAACGCTGGGCAGCGCTTCGATGGAAGGAATGGACCACGACATGTCCGGCCATGACATGAGCAAGATGTGA
- the dnaK gene encoding molecular chaperone DnaK has protein sequence MAKVIGIDLGTTNSCVAVMDGGTPKVIENSEGARTTPSIVAFTKDGERLIGQPAKRQAVTNPDNTIFAVKRLIGRRFDDPMTQKDTELVPYTITKGKNGDAWVKAGGQDYSPSQISAFTLQKMKETAEAYLGETVTQAVITVPAYFNDAQRQATKDAGQIAGLEVLRIINEPTAAALAYGLDKQDGKTIAVYDLGGGTFDISILEIGDGVFEVKSTNGDTFLGGEDFDTAVVEYLADKFKAKEGMDLKTDKLALQRLKEAAEKAKIELSSAQTTEINLPFITARMEGGATTPLHLVETVTRADLEKLVAGLIQRTLDPCKKALADAGISAKEIDDVVLVGGMTRMPKVREVVKDFFGKEPHTGVNPDEVVAMGAAIQAGVLQGDVKDVLLLDVTPLSLGIETLGGIMTKMIDRNTTIPTKKSQVYSTAEDNQQAVTIRVFQGEREMAQDNKLLGQFDLVGIPPARRGVPQIEVTFDIDANGIVNVSAKDKGTGKEQQIRIQASGGLSDADIDQMVRDAEKFAEEDKKRRAAAEAKNNAESLIHATERQLEENGDKVDAGLKAEIEAAIAEAKTAVESGDIDAMNAKAQALTDKAMKMGQAIYEKEQATAASPGAEAPKADDDVVDAEFSEVDENK, from the coding sequence ATGGCAAAAGTTATCGGCATCGACCTGGGTACGACCAACAGCTGCGTTGCGGTGATGGACGGGGGCACGCCCAAGGTCATTGAGAACTCGGAAGGTGCGCGCACCACGCCGTCGATCGTCGCCTTCACCAAGGATGGCGAGCGTCTGATCGGCCAGCCGGCCAAGCGCCAGGCGGTGACGAACCCGGACAACACGATTTTCGCGGTGAAGCGCCTCATCGGCCGCCGCTTTGACGATCCGATGACCCAGAAGGACACGGAACTCGTCCCCTACACCATCACCAAGGGCAAGAACGGCGACGCCTGGGTCAAGGCGGGCGGGCAGGACTACAGCCCTTCGCAGATCTCGGCCTTCACCCTGCAGAAGATGAAGGAAACCGCCGAGGCCTATCTCGGCGAGACCGTGACGCAGGCGGTGATCACCGTTCCGGCATACTTCAACGACGCGCAGCGCCAGGCGACCAAGGACGCCGGCCAGATCGCGGGCCTCGAAGTGCTGCGCATCATCAACGAGCCGACCGCGGCGGCGCTGGCCTATGGCCTCGACAAGCAGGACGGCAAGACGATCGCGGTCTATGACCTTGGCGGCGGCACCTTCGACATCTCGATCCTCGAGATCGGCGATGGCGTGTTCGAGGTGAAGTCGACCAACGGCGACACCTTCCTCGGCGGCGAAGACTTCGACACCGCGGTGGTCGAGTATCTGGCGGACAAGTTCAAGGCCAAGGAAGGCATGGACCTGAAGACCGACAAGCTCGCCCTGCAGCGCCTGAAGGAAGCGGCGGAAAAGGCCAAGATCGAGCTTTCGTCGGCACAGACGACCGAGATCAACCTGCCGTTCATCACGGCCCGCATGGAAGGCGGCGCGACCACGCCGCTGCACCTGGTGGAAACCGTCACCCGCGCCGACCTTGAAAAGCTTGTCGCCGGCCTGATCCAGCGCACGCTCGATCCGTGCAAGAAGGCGCTGGCCGATGCCGGCATCTCGGCCAAGGAGATCGACGACGTCGTTCTCGTGGGCGGCATGACCCGCATGCCCAAGGTCCGCGAAGTGGTGAAGGACTTCTTCGGCAAGGAACCGCACACCGGCGTGAATCCTGACGAAGTCGTGGCGATGGGCGCGGCAATCCAGGCCGGCGTTCTCCAGGGCGACGTCAAGGACGTGCTGCTTCTCGACGTGACCCCGCTTTCGCTGGGCATCGAGACGCTGGGCGGCATCATGACCAAGATGATCGACCGCAACACCACGATCCCGACCAAGAAGAGCCAGGTCTATTCGACTGCCGAGGACAATCAGCAGGCGGTGACGATCCGGGTCTTCCAGGGCGAACGCGAAATGGCGCAGGACAACAAGCTCCTTGGCCAGTTCGACCTCGTCGGCATCCCGCCCGCACGGCGCGGCGTGCCGCAGATCGAGGTGACGTTCGATATCGACGCCAATGGCATCGTCAACGTCTCGGCCAAGGACAAGGGCACCGGCAAGGAGCAGCAGATCCGCATCCAGGCCTCGGGCGGTCTTTCGGACGCAGACATCGACCAGATGGTCCGCGATGCCGAGAAGTTCGCTGAAGAGGACAAGAAGCGCCGTGCGGCGGCCGAGGCGAAGAACAACGCCGAAAGCCTGATCCATGCGACCGAGCGCCAGCTTGAGGAAAACGGGGACAAGGTCGACGCGGGCCTCAAGGCCGAGATCGAAGCGGCCATCGCCGAGGCGAAGACAGCCGTCGAGAGCGGCGACATCGACGCCATGAACGCCAAGGCGCAGGCCCTGACGGACAAGGCCATGAAGATGGGCCAGGCCATCTACGAGAAGGAGCAGGCAACTGCGGCTTCTCCGGGTGCCGAAGCCCCGAAGGCCGACGATGACGTCGTCGACGCCGAGTTCTCGGAAGTCGACGAGAACAAGTGA
- a CDS encoding tyrosine recombinase XerC, which produces MTTAEILEAWNAHLALGRRRSPHTVRAYAATAARFLRGLPGEQDWSSLARIDAATLRAHLADRRADGLGNVSAARELSALKTFIAFAREQAGHEDASRPRLRGPRVKRGLPRPITPDEAVNLAETVADDAAVPWIAARDRAVLLLLYGAGMRIAEALALPASALPLGEAVTITGKGGRQRVVPLLPIVRAGVDDYVRQCPWPLEKDKPLFRGAKGGPLAQGMVQRAVARARIALGLPATATPHALRHSFATHLLGAGADLRSLQELLGHASLSSTQIYTRVDAATLLDVYRNAHPRA; this is translated from the coding sequence ATGACCACCGCCGAGATCCTCGAGGCGTGGAACGCTCACCTCGCCCTCGGGCGGCGCCGCTCCCCCCACACCGTCCGTGCCTATGCCGCCACCGCCGCTCGCTTCCTGCGCGGCCTGCCCGGTGAACAGGACTGGTCCTCGCTCGCCCGGATCGACGCCGCGACCTTGCGCGCCCACCTCGCCGACCGGCGGGCCGACGGCCTCGGCAACGTTTCCGCCGCCCGCGAATTGTCCGCGCTCAAGACCTTCATCGCCTTTGCCCGCGAGCAGGCCGGGCACGAGGATGCCAGCCGACCGCGCCTGCGCGGCCCGCGCGTCAAGAGGGGCCTGCCGCGTCCGATCACGCCGGACGAGGCTGTAAACCTTGCCGAAACCGTGGCCGACGATGCCGCCGTGCCGTGGATCGCGGCGCGCGACCGCGCGGTCCTTCTCCTGCTCTACGGCGCGGGCATGCGCATTGCAGAGGCGCTTGCCCTTCCCGCCTCGGCCCTCCCGCTGGGCGAGGCCGTGACGATCACCGGCAAAGGCGGACGCCAGCGTGTCGTCCCCCTGCTGCCAATCGTTCGTGCCGGGGTGGACGACTATGTCCGCCAGTGCCCGTGGCCGCTGGAGAAGGACAAGCCCCTGTTTCGCGGGGCGAAGGGCGGTCCGCTGGCCCAGGGCATGGTCCAGCGCGCCGTGGCCCGGGCACGGATCGCCCTCGGCCTTCCTGCAACGGCGACGCCGCATGCGCTGCGCCATTCCTTCGCCACGCACCTGCTCGGCGCGGGCGCGGACCTGCGCAGCCTCCAGGAACTGCTGGGCCACGCCAGCCTGTCGTCGACCCAGATCTACACGCGGGTCGATGCGGCAACCCTGCTCGACGTCTACCGCAACGCGCATCCGCGCGCCTGA
- the rph gene encoding ribonuclease PH encodes MRPSGRAPDEMRAISIETAFTKHAEGSVLICFGDTKVLVTASVEERVPPFLRGKGEGWVTAEYSMLPRATHTRGSREAAKGKQSGRTQEIQRLIGRSLRAVTDLKKLGERQITLDCDVIQADGGTRTAAISGAWVALRLAVQKLLDSGAIKEDPLTEKVAAVSCGIVNGQPVLDLDYIEDSSADADANFVLIEGGKIAEAQATAEGATYDEEGLLRLLRLARMGCAEIFAAQEKAVR; translated from the coding sequence ATGCGACCTTCCGGCCGCGCGCCTGATGAAATGCGCGCCATCTCCATCGAAACCGCCTTCACCAAGCATGCCGAAGGCTCGGTCCTGATCTGCTTCGGCGATACCAAGGTACTCGTCACCGCCTCGGTGGAAGAGCGCGTGCCGCCATTCCTGCGCGGCAAGGGCGAAGGCTGGGTCACGGCGGAATACTCGATGCTGCCGCGCGCCACCCATACCCGTGGCAGCCGCGAGGCGGCCAAGGGCAAGCAGTCGGGCCGCACCCAGGAAATCCAGCGCCTCATCGGCCGCAGCCTGCGTGCCGTGACCGATCTCAAGAAGCTGGGCGAACGCCAGATCACGCTCGATTGCGACGTGATCCAGGCGGACGGCGGCACCCGCACCGCCGCCATTTCCGGCGCATGGGTCGCGCTGCGCCTTGCCGTCCAGAAGCTGCTCGATAGCGGCGCGATCAAGGAAGACCCGCTGACCGAAAAGGTCGCGGCGGTGTCCTGCGGCATCGTCAACGGCCAGCCTGTGCTCGATCTCGACTATATCGAGGATTCCTCGGCGGATGCCGACGCTAACTTCGTCCTGATCGAAGGCGGCAAGATCGCAGAGGCCCAGGCCACCGCCGAAGGCGCGACCTACGACGAGGAAGGCCTCCTGCGCCTGCTGCGCCTCGCCCGGATGGGCTGCGCGGAAATCTTCGCCGCGCAGGAAAAGGCGGTCCGCTGA
- the hrcA gene encoding heat-inducible transcriptional repressor HrcA: MTAPTLTDLTDRAREIFRLVVEGYIASGHPVGSKALAGHGSVNLSPASIRSVLQELQDAGLLAAPHTSAGRMPTEFGLRLFVDGIMQVAEPSAAERAQIERGLVAGGTIESALAAASTALSELSAGAAVVMVPKREPRLVQISFVPLSPLRALAVLVSEDGGIENRVIDLPEPVGPSALEQAGNYLTSRLHGRTLGEAAGVVRAEIAGGRSALDEASADLVQRGLVVWTQDATARPVMVVRGQANLLDETALQDIERVRQLLEELEGAEAIARVLDAAREAQATRIFIGSENRLFSLSGSSVIASPWRDGDGRVVGVVGVIGPTRLNYARVVPMVDFTAQTLGKFIGQDGFSRK, encoded by the coding sequence ATGACCGCACCCACGCTAACCGATCTGACAGACCGCGCCCGCGAGATTTTCCGTCTCGTGGTAGAAGGTTACATCGCGAGCGGGCATCCGGTCGGTTCAAAGGCGCTGGCCGGGCATGGCAGCGTGAATCTTTCGCCCGCATCGATCCGCTCTGTCCTGCAGGAACTCCAGGACGCGGGCCTGCTGGCCGCGCCGCACACCAGCGCCGGGCGCATGCCCACGGAATTCGGCCTGCGCCTGTTCGTCGATGGCATCATGCAGGTGGCCGAGCCTTCGGCCGCTGAGCGCGCGCAGATCGAGCGCGGGCTGGTCGCGGGCGGCACTATCGAGAGCGCGCTGGCCGCTGCCAGCACGGCCCTGTCCGAGCTTTCGGCAGGCGCGGCGGTGGTCATGGTGCCCAAGCGTGAGCCGCGGCTGGTGCAGATCTCGTTCGTCCCGCTCTCGCCGCTGCGCGCGCTGGCGGTGCTGGTGAGCGAGGACGGGGGAATCGAGAACCGCGTGATCGACCTTCCCGAACCGGTTGGCCCGTCTGCGCTCGAGCAGGCGGGGAACTATCTGACCAGCCGGCTTCATGGGCGCACGCTTGGCGAGGCGGCGGGCGTGGTCCGGGCGGAAATCGCCGGCGGGCGTTCGGCGCTGGACGAGGCGAGTGCCGACCTGGTGCAGCGGGGACTCGTGGTTTGGACCCAGGACGCCACCGCGCGGCCCGTAATGGTCGTGCGCGGGCAGGCGAACCTGCTTGACGAGACCGCGCTTCAGGACATCGAACGGGTTCGGCAATTGCTGGAGGAGCTGGAAGGCGCCGAGGCCATTGCCCGCGTGCTGGACGCGGCCCGCGAGGCGCAGGCAACACGGATATTCATCGGCAGCGAGAATCGCCTGTTCTCGCTTTCGGGGTCATCCGTGATCGCTTCCCCGTGGCGCGATGGCGACGGACGCGTGGTTGGCGTGGTGGGCGTTATCGGCCCAACCCGGTTGAATTATGCGCGCGTCGTCCCCATGGTGGACTTCACCGCCCAGACCCTGGGCAAATTCATCGGACAAGACGGATTTTCGAGAAAATGA
- the dnaJ gene encoding molecular chaperone DnaJ has protein sequence MSAEIDFYELLEVERTADDKVLKSAYRKLAMKYHPDKNPGCADSEARFKQINEAYACLSDPQKRAAYDRYGHAAFQQGAGGGAGGGGFGGGDFGDIGDIFETIFGGAFGGGGRQQPRRGADLRYDMEISLEDAFHGKDAEIEVEVSQKCDPCGGSGATPGTSARRCNLCGGHGKVRAQQGFFMVERPCPNCHGRGEVIEKPCKHCRGEGRVDAEQRLQVTIPAGVDNGTRIRLAGKGEAGPFGAPPGDLYIFLHIQRHRVFEREGTTLLTRCPISFTTAALGGEIEIPGLDGKVHAIEIPAGIQSGKQLRKRGAGMPVLQGRGIGDLVVEIHVETPTKLSARQKELLREFQATETGEECPQSKGFFERIKDAWTDLTE, from the coding sequence ATGTCGGCCGAGATCGATTTCTACGAACTGCTCGAAGTGGAGCGCACCGCGGACGACAAGGTGCTGAAGTCCGCTTATCGCAAGCTGGCGATGAAGTACCACCCGGACAAGAATCCCGGGTGCGCGGATTCCGAAGCCAGGTTCAAGCAGATCAACGAGGCCTATGCCTGCCTCTCCGACCCGCAGAAGCGGGCGGCCTACGATCGCTATGGCCACGCCGCGTTCCAGCAGGGCGCCGGTGGAGGAGCCGGGGGCGGTGGCTTCGGCGGGGGCGACTTCGGCGACATCGGCGACATTTTCGAGACGATCTTCGGTGGCGCCTTCGGCGGCGGCGGCCGGCAGCAGCCGCGCCGTGGGGCCGACCTGCGCTACGACATGGAAATCAGCCTGGAAGACGCCTTCCACGGCAAGGATGCCGAAATCGAGGTCGAGGTTTCGCAGAAGTGCGATCCCTGTGGTGGATCGGGCGCGACGCCCGGCACGTCCGCGCGGCGCTGCAACCTTTGTGGCGGCCACGGCAAGGTCCGTGCCCAGCAGGGCTTCTTCATGGTCGAGCGGCCGTGTCCCAATTGCCACGGGCGCGGCGAAGTGATCGAAAAGCCTTGCAAGCATTGCCGTGGCGAGGGCCGGGTCGATGCCGAGCAGCGATTGCAGGTCACGATCCCGGCCGGGGTGGACAATGGCACCCGCATCCGCCTTGCCGGAAAGGGCGAGGCGGGGCCGTTCGGTGCGCCTCCGGGCGACCTCTACATCTTCCTCCACATCCAGCGGCACCGGGTGTTCGAGCGCGAAGGCACGACGCTGCTGACCCGTTGCCCGATCAGCTTCACCACTGCGGCGCTTGGCGGCGAGATCGAGATTCCGGGCCTCGACGGCAAGGTCCACGCCATCGAGATTCCCGCCGGCATCCAGTCCGGCAAGCAGTTGCGCAAGCGTGGCGCGGGCATGCCCGTGCTTCAGGGACGCGGAATTGGCGATCTCGTGGTGGAGATCCACGTCGAGACGCCGACCAAGCTGTCCGCGCGCCAGAAGGAACTGCTGCGCGAGTTCCAGGCGACCGAGACCGGCGAGGAATGCCCCCAGTCGAAGGGCTTCTTCGAACGGATCAAGGACGCCTGGACCGACCTTACCGAGTAA
- the grpE gene encoding nucleotide exchange factor GrpE, whose amino-acid sequence MSDNDTRPTDAEVEAELKGVPEDMIDRTSDNDELAKLREELETARQDVLYAKAETQNVRRRMEKDVADARAYAATGFARDILSVADNLSRALESIPADLREDDKFKNLVAGLEATGREIEKVFSSHGIVRIAAMGLPLDPHQHQAMIEMPSADAEPGTVIQELQAGYMIKDRLLRPAMVAVAKKPD is encoded by the coding sequence ATGAGCGATAACGACACGCGCCCCACCGACGCAGAAGTCGAAGCCGAGCTGAAGGGCGTGCCCGAGGACATGATTGACCGGACGTCCGATAACGATGAACTGGCCAAGCTGCGCGAGGAGCTGGAAACGGCCAGGCAGGACGTGCTCTATGCCAAGGCCGAGACGCAGAACGTGCGTCGCCGCATGGAGAAGGACGTCGCCGACGCCCGCGCCTATGCCGCGACCGGCTTTGCGCGCGACATCCTGTCGGTGGCCGACAACCTTTCGCGTGCGCTCGAATCGATCCCGGCGGACCTGCGCGAGGACGACAAGTTCAAGAACCTTGTCGCCGGCCTCGAGGCCACGGGCCGCGAGATCGAGAAGGTGTTTTCCAGCCACGGCATCGTGCGCATCGCCGCGATGGGCCTGCCGCTCGACCCGCACCAGCACCAGGCGATGATCGAGATGCCTTCTGCCGATGCGGAGCCCGGCACGGTTATCCAGGAGCTTCAGGCCGGTTACATGATCAAGGACCGCCTGCTGCGGCCCGCGATGGTGGCGGTGGCCAAGAAGCCGGACTGA
- the rdgB gene encoding RdgB/HAM1 family non-canonical purine NTP pyrophosphatase, translating to MSSPRLGSGKLVIATHNSGKLKEIQALLAPYGIECLSAGALGLPEPAETGTTFVENALIKARAAAEASQIPALADDSGLCVDALGGAPGVYTADWAEADVFEGGPRRDWYMAMGKVEGKLAELGPETPRDCHFACVLAIAWPDGESVVYEGRAPGTLTWPPRGTMGFGYDPVFVPVGDTRTFAELAPAEKHAISHRADAFAKLVADQFS from the coding sequence ATGTCTTCGCCCCGTCTCGGTTCCGGAAAGCTGGTGATTGCCACGCACAATTCCGGAAAGCTCAAGGAAATCCAGGCCCTGCTCGCCCCCTATGGCATCGAATGCCTGTCGGCCGGCGCGCTTGGCCTGCCTGAGCCTGCCGAGACGGGGACGACATTCGTCGAGAACGCGCTGATCAAGGCCCGCGCCGCTGCCGAAGCCTCGCAGATTCCCGCGCTTGCCGACGATTCCGGCCTTTGCGTCGATGCCCTTGGCGGAGCACCCGGCGTCTATACCGCCGATTGGGCCGAGGCCGACGTCTTCGAAGGTGGCCCGCGCCGCGACTGGTACATGGCCATGGGCAAGGTAGAGGGAAAGCTCGCCGAACTCGGCCCCGAAACCCCGCGCGACTGCCACTTTGCCTGCGTCCTCGCGATCGCCTGGCCAGATGGGGAAAGCGTGGTCTACGAAGGCCGCGCTCCCGGCACCCTCACATGGCCGCCGCGCGGCACGATGGGTTTCGGCTACGATCCGGTCTTCGTGCCGGTGGGCGACACGCGCACCTTCGCTGAACTCGCCCCGGCGGAAAAGCACGCGATCAGCCACCGCGCCGATGCTTTCGCCAAGCTGGTCGCCGACCAGTTCTCCTGA
- the hemW gene encoding radical SAM family heme chaperone HemW has product MQPLALYVHWPFCLAKCPYCDFNSHVRARTDIAAWQAALLADMRHEARLTPGRPLSSIFFGGGTPSLMPPALVEALLAEAERLWGFAPGIEITLEANPSSVEAANFAALSSAGINRVSLGLQALDDNTLKFLGRLHDVSESLAALDLAQTHFGRVSFDLIYARPGQTPAQWEAELKRALGFGTGHLSLYQLTIEPGTRFATLVREGKLAPLDDDEAADLFALTRELTSAASLPAYETSNHARPGEESRHNLTYWRYQDYIGIGPGAHGRRLGAATVRHKKPENFLRAVSEHGQGIVEERQLTPSEQAIEAVLMGLRLAEGISPPALAARFGFAEDEMIDRRNRESFARMGYLNDTETCLKVTEQGAPVLEALLADLVTDTIIAA; this is encoded by the coding sequence ATGCAGCCCCTTGCCCTCTACGTCCACTGGCCGTTCTGCCTCGCAAAGTGCCCTTATTGCGACTTCAACAGCCATGTGCGCGCGCGGACCGACATCGCAGCGTGGCAGGCCGCGCTGCTGGCGGACATGCGACATGAAGCTCGGTTGACGCCGGGACGGCCGCTCTCCTCGATCTTCTTCGGAGGCGGTACGCCATCGCTCATGCCGCCCGCGCTGGTCGAGGCATTGCTCGCCGAAGCAGAGCGGCTCTGGGGCTTTGCCCCGGGCATCGAGATCACGCTGGAGGCGAACCCAAGTTCGGTCGAGGCCGCAAACTTCGCGGCCCTGTCCAGCGCCGGAATCAATCGCGTCTCGCTTGGCCTTCAGGCGCTCGACGACAACACCCTGAAATTCCTCGGTCGGCTGCATGACGTCAGCGAAAGCCTTGCCGCGCTGGATCTTGCCCAGACCCATTTCGGCCGTGTCAGCTTCGACCTCATCTATGCCCGCCCCGGCCAGACCCCGGCGCAGTGGGAAGCTGAACTCAAGCGCGCTTTAGGCTTCGGAACCGGCCACCTCTCGCTCTACCAGCTCACCATCGAGCCCGGCACCCGCTTCGCCACGCTCGTCCGCGAAGGCAAGCTCGCCCCTCTCGACGACGACGAGGCGGCCGACCTCTTTGCCCTGACCCGGGAGCTGACCTCCGCTGCCAGCCTGCCCGCCTACGAGACCAGCAACCATGCCCGCCCCGGCGAGGAAAGCCGCCACAACCTGACCTACTGGCGCTACCAGGACTACATCGGCATAGGACCTGGCGCCCATGGCCGGAGGCTTGGCGCGGCGACCGTGCGGCACAAGAAACCCGAGAACTTTCTCCGCGCGGTTTCCGAACATGGCCAAGGCATTGTCGAAGAACGACAACTTACCCCGTCCGAACAGGCGATCGAAGCCGTGCTCATGGGTCTGCGCCTTGCCGAGGGCATTTCCCCGCCGGCGCTCGCCGCCCGCTTCGGCTTTGCGGAGGACGAAATGATCGACCGGCGCAATCGCGAATCCTTCGCAAGAATGGGGTACCTGAACGACACCGAAACATGCCTGAAGGTGACCGAACAGGGCGCGCCGGTGCTGGAAGCGTTGCTGGCCGACCTCGTGACCGACACGATCATCGCCGCATGA
- a CDS encoding cytochrome b/b6 domain-containing protein: protein MNGFRFYHLLFAGGVALAWLTAESLGLVHAWTGYVVAALIGLRLILSALGARGFDLVRLKPRFATAPRGQGGLRHPAIGRLLTLALLAAVATTATTGIVMDKGGTLFGQSIRAKDEERREEREHASARQDDGEEEGEGEDEEGLLGEIHETTGNALLPLVSLHALWLLFFRLDLARFVLFLPRRRPA, encoded by the coding sequence ATGAACGGCTTTCGCTTCTATCATCTTCTGTTTGCGGGCGGCGTTGCGCTCGCCTGGCTTACCGCTGAATCGCTGGGGCTCGTCCACGCATGGACCGGCTATGTCGTTGCTGCGCTGATTGGCCTGCGCCTGATCCTGTCGGCATTGGGCGCTCGCGGCTTCGACCTTGTGCGTCTCAAGCCAAGGTTCGCCACCGCGCCCCGCGGACAGGGCGGCCTGCGCCATCCCGCAATCGGCAGGCTGCTGACGCTCGCGCTGCTTGCCGCCGTCGCGACAACCGCCACGACCGGGATCGTCATGGACAAGGGCGGGACGCTGTTCGGCCAAAGCATCCGCGCGAAGGACGAGGAGCGCCGCGAGGAACGCGAACACGCTTCCGCCCGCCAGGACGACGGCGAAGAAGAGGGCGAAGGCGAGGACGAAGAGGGCCTGCTCGGCGAAATCCACGAAACGACCGGCAACGCGCTGCTGCCGCTCGTTTCGCTGCATGCGCTATGGCTGCTGTTCTTCAGGCTGGATCTGGCGCGCTTCGTGCTGTTCCTGCCGCGCCGCCGCCCCGCATGA
- a CDS encoding cysteine hydrolase family protein, with the protein MPHAVDHHAILARFAPSRGGDGNIFRDIDPSRLAHIVVDMQNGFMEEGAPVEVPVARTIVDNINRISAAVRDAGGHNVFLRYTTPPEGGPSWSNFMVRMGREAQGHREAFTPGAHHWQLWPTLDVREADAIVDKHRFSGFTPGTCALKDVLDARGIDTVLITGTLTNCCCESTARDAMQHNYRVLMASDANAALSDEEHAATLHIMAMVFADLHSTQEVVDLLGS; encoded by the coding sequence ATGCCACATGCCGTCGATCACCACGCAATTCTCGCCCGCTTCGCACCTTCACGGGGCGGCGACGGCAACATCTTCCGCGACATCGATCCGTCCCGGCTCGCCCATATAGTGGTCGACATGCAGAACGGCTTCATGGAGGAAGGCGCACCGGTCGAGGTGCCGGTGGCGCGCACCATCGTGGACAACATCAACCGCATCTCGGCCGCCGTCCGCGATGCCGGCGGGCACAACGTCTTCCTGCGCTACACGACCCCGCCCGAAGGCGGCCCAAGCTGGTCGAACTTCATGGTGCGCATGGGCCGCGAGGCGCAAGGCCACCGCGAAGCCTTCACGCCGGGCGCGCACCACTGGCAGCTCTGGCCGACGCTGGACGTCCGAGAAGCCGACGCAATCGTCGACAAGCACCGCTTCAGCGGCTTCACGCCGGGCACCTGCGCCCTGAAAGACGTCCTCGACGCGCGCGGCATCGACACCGTGCTCATCACCGGCACGCTCACCAACTGCTGCTGCGAAAGCACCGCCCGCGACGCGATGCAGCACAATTACCGCGTGCTGATGGCGAGCGACGCCAACGCTGCCCTCTCGGACGAGGAACACGCCGCCACCCTGCACATCATGGCCATGGTCTTCGCCGATCTCCACTCGACGCAGGAAGTCGTCGACCTGCTGGGCAGCTGA